A stretch of DNA from Falco biarmicus isolate bFalBia1 chromosome 6, bFalBia1.pri, whole genome shotgun sequence:
cttttattttatgACAGTTGGGAGATGGGCATCTCCAGTTGAGTGCGTGTCTGTAATAATCAGTCTTTTCTGTGActgttctttctctctctccttccaggGGCACGCGATGTTAGTGGAGCTTTACCCTCAGTAATGGGACAAGGGACTGCTGAGCAGGTTATTCATACGTCCTGTGCCTGGCAATGCCATTTCAATGCActaataaaaacatacatacaGTCCTTCTCAGAAAGGATTTTTGGTGGCCTTTGTAAATACCTTTTAGCTACTCGGCTGGTAATTTTCAACTAATGAACATGCTTTAACAAATATTCCACTTCCAGGAGAGTAAAAGTTAATGTGGCTCTTAGTCTCTCCAGAGCTCTTGTAACCAATCTGATTTCCATGGTAACTCTTCAGTAAGCAAGATTTCTCCCctctggagaaaaaacattATTCCAAAGCATGTACAGAGAATTAAGTTTGGAGGTAAGGAGCATGTAAAGTACTGGAGGTCAGTGGGCTGAGGTGTGAGTTAATGTTGTAGGGAGTGactgttttcagaaatgggTTCATACGCAGTTGGCTGACCTGGTTTGTGAGGAGGAGGTTTGCTGCATGGTGTCCAAACAGCACTGGAATTAGCAAATTGCTTCTGATAAATGGGTGTCATTGATCTTAGCCAcaataaatcaggaaaaaaaaaattgcctggcttttttctttccctcccctcacCTGAAGTATGTTGGGGACAGCTTCTGTGGTATTGGGGGCTGTGCTCTGAGGTGGCACTGGGTGCCATGCTTCCTGAaatgggaggcagcagctctgaaatCTGCCCTGAACCCACCTTGAGCTCCAGAGCCCCAGTGAATCACCGAAATACACACTTTAAGACTTGTTCTGGTAACTCGTGCTTCTCTGTGGGACCTTGATGATGCACTTGCAGTGtctgacattttgaaaattcaggAATGGGGGCAGTGTGTTGCTCAGGCATAATCAACTTGTTGACAAACTTCAGGTGTGCAGGCTTGTGGTCTTTCTCCCAAGGTACTGGGAAAATGAGACAGTTGTTCTTGCCCTTCTGGTGAATGTTCTGGGTTGTTTTCTCCACTCTGTGGTTTTGTTATGCTGAGGATGGCTGGCATGACTTGCCGGGGAATAGAGATTATTCTGAAACACCCTGCAAACACCTTTGAGtctgtaggaaaaaacccagcttcTGTGACCCAGCACCTGCAGTTTGCAAGTCACGCACGCTATAAGGGACAGCCACGTGGGTGGGTCTTGTTTATTCCTGCTTGGAAACCTTGCAATGCGGCTCACAATGCTGCTGCTCGGTGCGGGTGGGAACTCCGCAGAGGGAGGTGGgtgtgggtgcaggcagggactGCTTGGGTGAGGGGCAAAGGTGCCTCTTTTGCTTTGTGTCTGTCTTGAAAGGTAATGAGGTGCCACGCAACAGAAGCGTGTAGCTGCTTGCTGTGTTAGTGAAGCTAAGCATGCCCGGCTGGGCAGAgggctttctgcagcagtggaTGGATGGTGGGGGCACAAGCACCCTGACTGCCCTGCTGCGAGGCCACTGGGCTGTTGTGGCTGAGCTGGTGGCTGGGGCTTGCTGTGGGGACTGGAGGGAGCTGAAGCATGTGCATTGGTCCGGAGGGGACAGATAAAAATATCTCAAGGGCCAGTGTCAGGGGGCCGGGGCCAGGGCCGGGCTCTtgtcagcggtgcccagcgacaggacaaggggcaacgggcacaaactgcagcacagggagctccgtggggagagcaggaaaaacttctttcccttgaggGTGCCGGAGCacggggacaggctgcccagagaggctgtgcagtctccttctctggggacgTCCAGAGCCCGCCTGGCTGCGGCCCTGCGCAGCTGCTCTAGGAgagcctgcttgagcaggggtgTGTGGGAGTGGAGGACAGAGagtgtctgaagagagatgtatgAGAGGAGAATAGAGAACGTCAGCTCTGGCAGGAGCTGAGAGAACAGCTGGCTCTTGTGCAGGAAAGTAAGGAAGATGAAGGCGGTGATGTAGCAGTGCCAAGGCGCCTGCAGGCCTGCAGTGCTCCAGAGCTGTGGAACTGCACCAggggtttctgccctgagccccGTGGTACACACAGCTGGGATGTGTATCCGGGCTCAGAGGTGTAAATATGGGCTTCTCTGTAGAATAAAGCGTCTCTGCCTGCACCACAGCCGCAGCCCGGGCCTTCGTACGCCGCAAAATGGCGTCCCACAGTGGGGTTTGAGTAGGAGGCTCACGGAGCCCGAACTGGTGGCATAGCCGGGCTGAACCAGCATCCGTGGAAAATTTTGTGCACCCTGATGCCGAAAAACCtcagaatgaagaaaactgctaaGAGACTTTCTGTACTTTTAGCAGGAAGGTATTTATTATCTCCTCAGGGGAGGAGGTGGTTCGCACCACACAAACTCGCTCCAAAGCAGAGGTGCGAAACAGGGTAATTTATACATTTAACATACGTGATTGCAACATCTCTTCGTACATTATTCATGTGATAACAACATCTCATTGCATATTAATGATAGGTGGAGTCTAGGCAGAGCCTGGGCAGCGTTTAAGCAGAGTCTTCTCTTGGCATCAATTTTGAGAGGGTTGTTCTGGCCTTCGGCCCCGCTCAGGTGGTCTTCCTCAGAGTTGAAtctttcagctttctttcaTAAGTGACCCTGCCAGGATCCTTTACATAAATCTCTGCTTGCTACCATTTTCTTCTATTGGTGTGTCTACCTAATTTATGATTTCTAGTACCTGGTACGGTAATTTCCAACAATGGCTTAGGCCTGGGTACAGTGAGCAAGAACAGAGTGATTCAGCACTACACGCTGCGGTTCCTCAGGAACCAAGCTGAGCAATTTGCAAGGCAGAATGGGGCTTTTTCAGACCTGAGACTCATCTCAGGTGGATCTTTAGGATTTTAGGCcttattcctttttaataatCAGTAACGGTGAAATGCTAATGAGTCAGCCTCGTGGATTAGTTTTTTAAGCTGGATTTGGTCTCGTAAGCCACCCTCGCCCACAACAAAGTGGCTGCCTCAGCATCTTCGGTACCATACTTCTGGTTTGGCACCGTTTGAAATTTACCctgccacagagctgccccTTCCTTCTGAGAACAGCCATGGcctaaatgaagaaaagaaaattaatttggagtTTGACAGGCTTCAGCACTTTTCAGAGTCAAAGATGAAAGCTGATGTGGGATCACACCTGAGGTCTTTGGAGAGAAGAACATGGTTCAAGACCCAAAAAGGGCTACAGCACCCAACTCATTAAGTCCACTACTGCAATACCCTGTGGAAGTCACTCCAGGATACGGTCGGGGATTTCACTGCTGCCCCATCCCTACCATAGCTAAAGCAAAGCCCAAGCCTCTGGGAAACCACTGCGCTTTCCCCATCGCCTTCGGAAGGACAGCGTCCAACAGTGATGTcaacagaaacaaagggaaTGTGTGATGTCACAGCCTGGTTGCGCTGTGACCCTGGTTGCGGCAGGGAGGTGCGTTGCCTTTGGTGAGAACGCAAGAGTAGGGAAGGCGTCCTGTGGTGTCTGCAGGAGCACCACTGCTCTGAACGTTGTCGAAGTGTGTCGGTCCAGGACTGGGATTGAAATGCTGTGCTTCACCCTCCTCTGTTTCGCTTTTCTGATCGGCAGCATCAATGCAGGTTTTCCTTCCGTACTTTTTACTGTTAGAAATGACCAGCACAGTGGAATTGCTAGTAGCCCAACAGGAGATACGCCTATTGGTAAATGAAAGAGGCCTGGGCTTATTTCTTGTATCTGATGGCATAGAAGTATGGCTTGTACTACAGCCTGGTGCTGAATTCTTCCACTCATGCTCCCTGCTAGTCCCCAAACTGCCGGGCAGTGGTTGGCAGAGTGCAGGTTCAGGGAGGCTACAGTGATGCGAGGGGCTTTGGTAGAGATCAAGTAGCGTGGATGATTAGAGAGCAGTGCCTTAGCTGATGTCCTGCCCCTCTAGTTCAGTAGCACAGGCAGTGGCACTGCTGTACGTGAGCAATATGTCTCATTTTGTACCCAGAGTGTGGCCTCCGACCATCTTACGAGCCCTTTCGGGACACTGGCAAGATGATCGCGGCAAGGAGATACGCCAAGGCTGGGGAGTTCCCATGGCATGTGAGCATCCAGAGCAAGGGGAAACATATCTGCGGAGGCACCATCATCAGCAGATCGTGGATATTAACTGCGGCCCATTGCTTTGGAGAAGAGGTGTAAGTACTCATGGGAAGTGAGGACAGCCCAGGCGCAATGGGTTGATAACGTTCCTCCCGGGGGTCAAATGTGAGGCATACGTGACTGGGCCAGAGAGAGAGCCCTGCAAACAGGGGCTGTCTGCTCTGGAGAAAATGGGCCCGTTTTTGATCAGAGGTAGTGTTACAACAGAAACGTGCAGAAATCTGCGTAACCAGGAGGTATggaagggaaatattttcaatgGTGGTTTGAGCAGCCTTATATAAATGCCCGTGACGCTGGTAATGTCCCCAAGCATCTCCTGTATGCCTACACGTGTTGCGGTACCTTGTAAAAGTAGATTTATTCCATTCCAGCTTATTCTAACCCCCAAATTGCCCTTGCTTTCATATAGCAAACACCCTTCCCTCATGGAGAATctgattttaaagcagaagctTCCGGAGAAATCAACCCCATGCAATGGCCAGGGTCAGCATCCCGCCCTCTGTGAGCCCcctctaaaattcagcaggtCCGAGAGCTGAGGCTGCTTGGTGACAAACGACCTGTGGCATCACAACCTgtggcagctggctggggacagcGCGGTCtggagcagccagcccagggcacagcaATCCAGAAGATGCTGCCCACTCCATCTGTTTGTTAGCAACGGGGCTATTTATATAACTTGGTTGCATTCATGTTCTGCCTCTGCACCTCTCTGCCCTGAAAATCAGCTTTGCCCAGCAGTGAGGGTACATTTTGACACTATCTATAGCCAACCTGCCTCTGCAATTTGCTGAGCACCACCCTACCCCacctgggggagggaaggaggcaccAACCTTTATAACACAAAGCCTTCGTGTTTGCTTATGTCTGCActgcttctgttttgttcatAAGGCCACCAGACCTGACCGTCGCAATGGGGGGAAATGACCTGAGCCTCCCGCTGGAAGAACATAAACCGGAGAGCCTGATCATCCACGAAGGATTTGACAATACGAGCATGGAAAATGATATCGCTCTGATCCTGCTCAGCTTTCCCATCCAGTTCAGCAATAAGAAAATACCCATCTGCTTGCCCTTCATGTACAACAACGATATGTGGCAACACTGCTGGGTTGCTGGGTGGGGAACCCCAAGCAACTCCAAGACAGCAGGTAAGCTACTGTCAGGAGATGCATTTGCTAACCGAGGCTGGGTTTTATGCAATTTAAGTACACGTTCTCTCCCAGGAGGGGTTACCCACACTAGCTTCCACTCCCTACCTCCCTGGTAAGCACATCCAGGCCCTCGCAGCCCCTGCACAGCCACCAGTTCTCTGTTCAGTGCAAGAAACATCCACCTACTGATCCCA
This window harbors:
- the LOC130151244 gene encoding serine protease 55-like — translated: MSQPGCAVTLVAAGRCVAFGENARVGKASCGVCRSTTALNVVEVCRSRTGIEMLCFTLLCFAFLIGSINAECGLRPSYEPFRDTGKMIAARRYAKAGEFPWHVSIQSKGKHICGGTIISRSWILTAAHCFGEEVPPDLTVAMGGNDLSLPLEEHKPESLIIHEGFDNTSMENDIALILLSFPIQFSNKKIPICLPFMYNNDMWQHCWVAGWGTPSNSKTAAAEAPTHVLQKARMKLVSREQCLERIPPLMENVLCAELEKGERGPCQVNSGGPLVCGYWSTMKWFQVGIVSWGEDCAVKPNPQILVSVYSYHDWIEKETARRGKPFFTEGMDNHANAMLIPSGAGTQLAFLEFCLLLFISLGAIRLL